In a genomic window of Alcanivorax sp.:
- a CDS encoding BCCT family transporter — MSIDYDTDYDVGQDNVQVLGMDLHNPVFFISAVLVIAFVAGTLAFPESANGMLNGAKGWAIEHFDWLFMVSGNIFVLFCVALALLPTGKIRLGGQKAKPEFSTLSWFAMLFAAGMGIGLMFWSVAEPVAYLNGQWYGTPLGVEAGSEEARHMAMGATMYHWGLHPWAIYAVVALSLAFFSYNKGMPLTIRSAFYPILGERCWGWPGHIIDTLAVVATIFGLATSLGLGAQQASGGLHFLFDTPNAINVQIAIIFGVTAVAVISVMRGLDGGVKILSNINMTLALFLLFFVIIAGPTLLIITGFGTTAVDYLSNIVPLSNWIGREDDAWFHGWTVFYWAWWISWSPFVGMFIARISKGRTVREFITAVLLVPTIITIIWMSAFGGSGLNQAINGVGELAGGISDASLALFQMLENMPFTSIMSFLGIVLVLVFFVTSSDSGSLVIDSITAGGKLDAPVPQRVFWAVMEGVIAGALLYGGGKEALKALQSGAVATGLPFTFVLLLMCVSLYMGLSAESKRLKALKTA; from the coding sequence ATGAGTATTGATTACGATACCGACTATGATGTCGGCCAGGATAATGTGCAGGTCCTGGGGATGGATCTGCACAATCCTGTTTTCTTTATCAGTGCCGTGCTGGTGATTGCCTTTGTTGCCGGAACACTGGCATTTCCGGAAAGTGCCAACGGCATGCTCAATGGCGCCAAGGGTTGGGCTATTGAGCATTTCGACTGGTTGTTCATGGTCAGCGGTAATATTTTTGTGCTGTTCTGTGTGGCGCTGGCGTTGTTGCCTACCGGGAAGATTCGTCTTGGTGGGCAGAAAGCCAAACCGGAGTTCTCCACACTGTCCTGGTTTGCCATGTTGTTTGCCGCCGGCATGGGCATCGGCCTGATGTTCTGGAGCGTGGCAGAACCGGTGGCCTATCTGAACGGCCAGTGGTACGGCACTCCGCTGGGGGTGGAAGCCGGTTCCGAAGAGGCCCGCCATATGGCCATGGGTGCCACCATGTATCACTGGGGCCTGCATCCATGGGCGATCTATGCCGTGGTGGCCCTGTCGCTGGCGTTCTTCTCCTATAACAAGGGCATGCCGCTGACCATTCGCTCCGCCTTCTATCCCATTCTGGGTGAACGCTGCTGGGGCTGGCCCGGGCATATCATTGATACCCTGGCAGTAGTGGCAACGATTTTTGGCCTGGCCACTTCTCTGGGCCTCGGCGCGCAGCAGGCGTCGGGTGGTCTGCATTTCCTTTTTGATACGCCCAATGCCATCAATGTACAGATCGCCATTATCTTTGGTGTGACAGCGGTGGCGGTGATCTCGGTGATGCGTGGTCTGGATGGTGGCGTGAAAATTCTCAGTAATATCAACATGACGCTGGCGCTTTTCCTGTTGTTCTTCGTGATTATCGCCGGCCCGACGTTACTGATTATCACCGGCTTTGGCACCACGGCTGTGGATTATCTGTCCAATATCGTGCCGCTGAGTAACTGGATCGGTCGCGAAGATGATGCCTGGTTCCACGGCTGGACCGTGTTCTACTGGGCCTGGTGGATTTCCTGGTCACCCTTTGTGGGCATGTTTATCGCCCGTATTTCCAAGGGCCGCACGGTACGTGAGTTCATTACCGCAGTACTGCTGGTGCCGACCATCATCACCATTATCTGGATGTCTGCCTTTGGTGGCTCCGGTCTGAATCAGGCTATTAACGGCGTTGGCGAATTGGCCGGTGGCATCAGTGATGCATCTCTGGCCCTGTTCCAGATGCTGGAAAACATGCCCTTTACCAGCATCATGTCGTTCCTGGGTATTGTGCTGGTATTGGTGTTCTTCGTGACGTCCTCGGATTCCGGCTCACTGGTGATTGATTCCATTACCGCTGGCGGCAAGCTGGATGCACCGGTTCCACAGCGCGTTTTCTGGGCTGTGATGGAGGGTGTTATCGCCGGTGCCCTGCTGTATGGCGGTGGCAAGGAAGCACTCAAGGCCCTGCAATCTGGTGCCGTAGCTACCGGGCTACCGTTTACCTTTGTCCTGCTGCTGATGTGCGTCAGTCTCTACATGGGACTTTCTGCAGAGAGCAAGCGGCTCAAGGCACTCAAAACCGCTTGA
- a CDS encoding DUF3565 domain-containing protein yields MTWQATVTGFTQDEHSDWVMLLSCGHRQHVRHQPPFINRPWVTSEAGRARHMGMVVTCTQCQRGMPLPSDSDG; encoded by the coding sequence ATGACCTGGCAGGCCACGGTGACCGGTTTTACGCAGGATGAGCATAGCGACTGGGTAATGTTGCTGTCATGCGGCCATCGCCAGCATGTGCGCCATCAGCCACCCTTTATCAATCGTCCCTGGGTGACCAGCGAAGCCGGGCGTGCCCGGCATATGGGGATGGTGGTTACCTGTACCCAGTGTCAACGGGGTATGCCGCTTCCCTCAGACAGTGATGGGTGA
- a CDS encoding serine hydrolase domain-containing protein, which produces MALRPRINRLLSKHGTPIPRSLDGLIRQGQEAPPEKTGMGSEQVEAIWRATRKLYRGGMSPAISLCLRRHGEIMLDRSIGYADPESQRIMTPDTPVCLFSASKVVAAMMVHHLVETGQLDLDDPVTRYLPKYGQNGKGRTTIRHLLTHQAGIPRPPAQVEPEILYRPQEIIDLLCEAKPSGLNTQAYHAITAGFILGAIVETVTGEDLNATLDRVIRQPMGMKYFTFGQTGPERARDVSTGVPMKLVDLFLTYAVGGSIDEVVDVTNDDRFQDIIVPAGNLYATAEEASRFFQMLLNDGLYNGQQIFKPETVARALQPAYHRPRFDRSLFLPLNFSSGFMLGNRGMGMFGPGAPHAFGHLGFISIYCWADPQRALSGALLTTGKGVVGPHLPALFGLQHTINRHTRLRDSSPITV; this is translated from the coding sequence ATGGCTTTACGTCCGCGCATCAACCGCCTGCTCAGCAAACATGGCACCCCCATTCCCCGCAGCCTGGACGGCCTGATCCGTCAGGGGCAGGAAGCGCCACCAGAGAAAACCGGCATGGGGTCCGAACAGGTAGAAGCCATCTGGCGGGCCACCCGCAAGCTCTACCGGGGAGGCATGAGCCCAGCCATCAGCCTGTGCCTGCGTCGCCACGGCGAGATCATGCTGGACCGCAGCATCGGCTACGCAGACCCGGAGAGCCAGCGAATCATGACCCCGGATACTCCGGTCTGTCTGTTTTCCGCGTCCAAGGTGGTGGCCGCCATGATGGTCCATCATCTGGTGGAAACCGGGCAGCTGGATCTGGATGACCCGGTCACCCGTTATCTGCCCAAATACGGCCAGAATGGCAAGGGCCGCACCACCATCCGCCATCTGCTGACGCATCAGGCCGGCATCCCCCGCCCCCCGGCACAGGTGGAACCGGAGATTCTCTACCGCCCCCAGGAGATCATTGATCTGCTGTGCGAAGCCAAACCCAGTGGCCTCAACACCCAAGCCTACCACGCCATTACCGCCGGTTTTATCCTCGGCGCCATCGTGGAGACGGTAACCGGGGAAGACCTCAACGCCACCCTGGACCGGGTGATCCGTCAGCCCATGGGCATGAAATATTTCACTTTTGGGCAGACCGGCCCCGAACGTGCCCGGGATGTGTCCACCGGCGTGCCCATGAAACTGGTGGATCTGTTTCTGACCTATGCGGTGGGCGGCAGCATCGATGAAGTGGTGGATGTGACCAATGATGACCGCTTTCAGGACATCATCGTACCGGCGGGCAACCTCTATGCCACCGCCGAGGAAGCCAGCCGCTTCTTCCAGATGCTGCTCAACGATGGCCTCTACAACGGCCAACAGATCTTCAAGCCGGAAACAGTGGCCCGTGCCCTGCAGCCGGCCTACCACCGCCCGCGCTTTGACCGCAGCCTGTTCCTGCCGCTGAATTTTTCCAGCGGCTTCATGCTGGGCAACCGGGGCATGGGCATGTTCGGTCCCGGCGCGCCCCACGCCTTTGGTCACCTGGGCTTTATCAGCATCTATTGCTGGGCGGACCCCCAACGAGCACTGAGCGGCGCCCTGCTGACCACCGGCAAAGGCGTGGTCGGCCCGCACCTGCCGGCGCTGTTCGGACTGCAACACACCATCAACCGTCATACCCGGCTGCGGGATTCCTCACCCATCACTGTCTGA
- a CDS encoding DUF962 domain-containing protein, translated as MNTIKQSDFQSFAEFYPYYLQEHGNPTCRRLHVVGTTLLLVLLATIITGVLSAWWLFALPVVGYGFAWVGHFFFEKNRPATFKHPWYSLMGDFVMYKDILTRRIDW; from the coding sequence GTGAATACCATCAAGCAATCCGATTTTCAGAGTTTCGCCGAGTTTTATCCCTACTACCTGCAGGAACACGGTAATCCTACCTGCCGCCGTCTGCACGTTGTGGGGACCACGCTACTGCTGGTATTGCTGGCGACAATCATCACCGGGGTGTTGAGTGCCTGGTGGCTGTTTGCCCTGCCGGTAGTAGGCTACGGTTTTGCCTGGGTCGGCCACTTTTTTTTCGAAAAAAACCGCCCTGCCACTTTCAAGCATCCTTGGTACAGCCTGATGGGCGACTTTGTCATGTACAAGGACATCCTCACCCGTCGTATTGATTGGTAA